Proteins encoded by one window of Bubalus kerabau isolate K-KA32 ecotype Philippines breed swamp buffalo chromosome 22, PCC_UOA_SB_1v2, whole genome shotgun sequence:
- the GOLGA7B gene encoding golgin subfamily A member 7B isoform X4, producing MATEVHNLQELRRSASLATKVFIQRDYSDGTICQFQTKFPPELDSRIERQLFEETVKTLNSFYAEAEKIGGSSYLEGCLACATAYFIFLCMETHYEKVLKKISRYIQEQNEKVFAPRGLLLTDPVERGMRVIEISIYEDRCSSGSSSSASLPTPPEKDPSPSNREFPSCMDLPSLRFSAASLPPRQWGARSMPQDHGEGMLSDPPTSC from the exons GTCCACAATCTGCAGGAGCTCCGGCGAAGTGCCTCGCTGGCCACCAAGGTCTTTATCCAGAGAGACTACAGCGATGGGACCATCTGCCAGTTCCAGACCAAGTTCCCCCCAGAGTTGGACAGTCGG atCGAGCGGCAGCTCTTTGAGGAGACTGTGAAGACCCTCAACAGCTTCTACGCAGAGGCCGAGAAGATTGGGGGCAGCTCTTACCTCGAGGGCTGCCTGGCCTGTGCCACGGCCTACTTCATCTTCCTCTGCATGGAGACCCACTATGAGAAG GTTCTCAAGAAGATCTCCCGCTACATCCAGGAGCAGAATGAGAAGGTCTTTGCCCCCCGAGGCCTCCTGCTTACAGACCCCGTGGAGCGTGGGATGAGAGTT ATCGAGATCTCCATCTACGAGGACCGGTGCAGCAGCGGCAGCTCGAGCAGCg CTTCCCTCCCGACACCCCCTGAAAAGGATCCAAGCCCGTCAAATAGAGAATTCCCATCCTGCATG GACTTGCCCAGCTTGAGGTTCTCTGCTGCTTCTCTCCCTCCTCGGCAATGGGGGGCCAGATCTATGCCCCAGGATCATGGTGAGGGGATGCTTAGTGACCCACCCACCTCCTGCTGA
- the GOLGA7B gene encoding golgin subfamily A member 7B isoform X5, with product MATEVHNLQELRRSASLATKVFIQRDYSDGTICQFQTKFPPELDSRIERQLFEETVKTLNSFYAEAEKIGGSSYLEGCLACATAYFIFLCMETHYEKVLKKISRYIQEQNEKVFAPRGLLLTDPVERGMRVIEISIYEDRCSSGSSSSASLPTPPEKDPSPSNREFPSCMAF from the exons GTCCACAATCTGCAGGAGCTCCGGCGAAGTGCCTCGCTGGCCACCAAGGTCTTTATCCAGAGAGACTACAGCGATGGGACCATCTGCCAGTTCCAGACCAAGTTCCCCCCAGAGTTGGACAGTCGG atCGAGCGGCAGCTCTTTGAGGAGACTGTGAAGACCCTCAACAGCTTCTACGCAGAGGCCGAGAAGATTGGGGGCAGCTCTTACCTCGAGGGCTGCCTGGCCTGTGCCACGGCCTACTTCATCTTCCTCTGCATGGAGACCCACTATGAGAAG GTTCTCAAGAAGATCTCCCGCTACATCCAGGAGCAGAATGAGAAGGTCTTTGCCCCCCGAGGCCTCCTGCTTACAGACCCCGTGGAGCGTGGGATGAGAGTT ATCGAGATCTCCATCTACGAGGACCGGTGCAGCAGCGGCAGCTCGAGCAGCg CTTCCCTCCCGACACCCCCTGAAAAGGATCCAAGCCCGTCAAATAGAGAATTCCCATCCTGCATG
- the GOLGA7B gene encoding golgin subfamily A member 7B isoform X1, translated as MATEVHNLQELRRSASLATKVFIQRDYSDGTICQFQTKFPPELDSRIERQLFEETVKTLNSFYAEAEKIGGSSYLEGCLACATAYFIFLCMETHYEKVLKKISRYIQEQNEKVFAPRGLLLTDPVERGMRVIEISIYEDRCSSGSSSSASLPTPPEKDPSPSNREFPSCMVLDSKSHIHQDSLPRGPTPRGCLPVCMLSDATTGPLPVCDPASTDSRSGETGVVSPLLTSSRLLASLSSTQSQEVILDLLRSVQLLRLGSPGAGGGGAHGLASGRLYGGPERCFMERCSLGGLEPPKREPTS; from the exons GTCCACAATCTGCAGGAGCTCCGGCGAAGTGCCTCGCTGGCCACCAAGGTCTTTATCCAGAGAGACTACAGCGATGGGACCATCTGCCAGTTCCAGACCAAGTTCCCCCCAGAGTTGGACAGTCGG atCGAGCGGCAGCTCTTTGAGGAGACTGTGAAGACCCTCAACAGCTTCTACGCAGAGGCCGAGAAGATTGGGGGCAGCTCTTACCTCGAGGGCTGCCTGGCCTGTGCCACGGCCTACTTCATCTTCCTCTGCATGGAGACCCACTATGAGAAG GTTCTCAAGAAGATCTCCCGCTACATCCAGGAGCAGAATGAGAAGGTCTTTGCCCCCCGAGGCCTCCTGCTTACAGACCCCGTGGAGCGTGGGATGAGAGTT ATCGAGATCTCCATCTACGAGGACCGGTGCAGCAGCGGCAGCTCGAGCAGCg CTTCCCTCCCGACACCCCCTGAAAAGGATCCAAGCCCGTCAAATAGAGAATTCCCATCCTGCATGGTACTTGACTCCAAATCCCACATCCACCAGGACTCCCTTCCTCGGGGTCCCACGCCCCGAGGCTGTCTCCCAGTGTGTATGCTTTCTGATGCCACCACGGGGCCTCTGCCTGTCTGTGATCCTGCCTCCACTGATTCAAGGTCTGGGGAGACGGGAGTGGTCAGCCCCCTCCTGACCTCTTCTAGACTCCTGGCATCCCTGTCCTCCACCCAGAGCCAGGAGGTCATCTTGGACTTACTCAGAAGTGTCCAGCTACTGCGACTTGGCAGCCCAGGTGCTGGTGGAGGTGGGGCACATGGCCTGGCCTCTGGAAGGTTGTATGGGGGTCCAGAGAGATGCTTCATGGAGAGATGTAGCCTTGGGGGGCTTGAACCTCCAAAACGGGAGCCAACTTCCTGA
- the GOLGA7B gene encoding golgin subfamily A member 7B isoform X6, whose amino-acid sequence MATEVHNLQELRRSASLATKVFIQRDYSDGTICQFQTKFPPELDSRIERQLFEETVKTLNSFYAEAEKIGGSSYLEGCLACATAYFIFLCMETHYEKVLKKISRYIQEQNEKWTLTQSRPASDHQSQDLSPGPLFTALAFNPH is encoded by the exons GTCCACAATCTGCAGGAGCTCCGGCGAAGTGCCTCGCTGGCCACCAAGGTCTTTATCCAGAGAGACTACAGCGATGGGACCATCTGCCAGTTCCAGACCAAGTTCCCCCCAGAGTTGGACAGTCGG atCGAGCGGCAGCTCTTTGAGGAGACTGTGAAGACCCTCAACAGCTTCTACGCAGAGGCCGAGAAGATTGGGGGCAGCTCTTACCTCGAGGGCTGCCTGGCCTGTGCCACGGCCTACTTCATCTTCCTCTGCATGGAGACCCACTATGAGAAG GTTCTCAAGAAGATCTCCCGCTACATCCAGGAGCAGAATGAGAAG TGGACCCTGACTCAGAGCCGTCCAGCCAGCGACCACCAGAGCCAAGATCTGAGCCCAGGCCCACTCTTCACTGCCCTTGCATTTAACCCTCATTGA
- the GOLGA7B gene encoding golgin subfamily A member 7B isoform X2: MRVFCFQIERQLFEETVKTLNSFYAEAEKIGGSSYLEGCLACATAYFIFLCMETHYEKVLKKISRYIQEQNEKVFAPRGLLLTDPVERGMRVIEISIYEDRCSSGSSSSASLPTPPEKDPSPSNREFPSCMVLDSKSHIHQDSLPRGPTPRGCLPVCMLSDATTGPLPVCDPASTDSRSGETGVVSPLLTSSRLLASLSSTQSQEVILDLLRSVQLLRLGSPGAGGGGAHGLASGRLYGGPERCFMERCSLGGLEPPKREPTS, encoded by the exons ATGAGAGTTTTCTGTTTTCAA atCGAGCGGCAGCTCTTTGAGGAGACTGTGAAGACCCTCAACAGCTTCTACGCAGAGGCCGAGAAGATTGGGGGCAGCTCTTACCTCGAGGGCTGCCTGGCCTGTGCCACGGCCTACTTCATCTTCCTCTGCATGGAGACCCACTATGAGAAG GTTCTCAAGAAGATCTCCCGCTACATCCAGGAGCAGAATGAGAAGGTCTTTGCCCCCCGAGGCCTCCTGCTTACAGACCCCGTGGAGCGTGGGATGAGAGTT ATCGAGATCTCCATCTACGAGGACCGGTGCAGCAGCGGCAGCTCGAGCAGCg CTTCCCTCCCGACACCCCCTGAAAAGGATCCAAGCCCGTCAAATAGAGAATTCCCATCCTGCATGGTACTTGACTCCAAATCCCACATCCACCAGGACTCCCTTCCTCGGGGTCCCACGCCCCGAGGCTGTCTCCCAGTGTGTATGCTTTCTGATGCCACCACGGGGCCTCTGCCTGTCTGTGATCCTGCCTCCACTGATTCAAGGTCTGGGGAGACGGGAGTGGTCAGCCCCCTCCTGACCTCTTCTAGACTCCTGGCATCCCTGTCCTCCACCCAGAGCCAGGAGGTCATCTTGGACTTACTCAGAAGTGTCCAGCTACTGCGACTTGGCAGCCCAGGTGCTGGTGGAGGTGGGGCACATGGCCTGGCCTCTGGAAGGTTGTATGGGGGTCCAGAGAGATGCTTCATGGAGAGATGTAGCCTTGGGGGGCTTGAACCTCCAAAACGGGAGCCAACTTCCTGA
- the GOLGA7B gene encoding golgin subfamily A member 7B isoform X3 — protein sequence METHYEKVLKKISRYIQEQNEKVFAPRGLLLTDPVERGMRVIEISIYEDRCSSGSSSSASLPTPPEKDPSPSNREFPSCMVLDSKSHIHQDSLPRGPTPRGCLPVCMLSDATTGPLPVCDPASTDSRSGETGVVSPLLTSSRLLASLSSTQSQEVILDLLRSVQLLRLGSPGAGGGGAHGLASGRLYGGPERCFMERCSLGGLEPPKREPTS from the exons ATGGAGACCCACTATGAGAAG GTTCTCAAGAAGATCTCCCGCTACATCCAGGAGCAGAATGAGAAGGTCTTTGCCCCCCGAGGCCTCCTGCTTACAGACCCCGTGGAGCGTGGGATGAGAGTT ATCGAGATCTCCATCTACGAGGACCGGTGCAGCAGCGGCAGCTCGAGCAGCg CTTCCCTCCCGACACCCCCTGAAAAGGATCCAAGCCCGTCAAATAGAGAATTCCCATCCTGCATGGTACTTGACTCCAAATCCCACATCCACCAGGACTCCCTTCCTCGGGGTCCCACGCCCCGAGGCTGTCTCCCAGTGTGTATGCTTTCTGATGCCACCACGGGGCCTCTGCCTGTCTGTGATCCTGCCTCCACTGATTCAAGGTCTGGGGAGACGGGAGTGGTCAGCCCCCTCCTGACCTCTTCTAGACTCCTGGCATCCCTGTCCTCCACCCAGAGCCAGGAGGTCATCTTGGACTTACTCAGAAGTGTCCAGCTACTGCGACTTGGCAGCCCAGGTGCTGGTGGAGGTGGGGCACATGGCCTGGCCTCTGGAAGGTTGTATGGGGGTCCAGAGAGATGCTTCATGGAGAGATGTAGCCTTGGGGGGCTTGAACCTCCAAAACGGGAGCCAACTTCCTGA